The Cryobacterium sp. SO1 genomic sequence GGGCATGTACCGGCTCATGTGTTCGACGAAGCGTTCATTGTGTGTGGGCTCGACGAGGTGGGTTAATTCGTGAACCACGATGTACTCGAGGCAGCGCGGGTTTTTCTTCGCGAGCTCGGGGTTGAGCCAGATTGCGCGCGACTTGGCTTGGCAGGTACCCCACTTAGTCTTCATTCGGCGCACAACGAAGTTCTGTACTTCCTCGCCGACAACAGGTTGCCATTTCTCTAATAGCGGTGGGACCGCAGCCTTGAGCTGCTCGCGGTACCAACGGTCGAGCAACGTCCTGCGTTGGTCGTCGCTATAGTCAGCGGGGGTAGTCACCCACAGCGTCGTGCCAGCAACGCTAACCTTCGACCGCCCGTGACGGGATGAGTCGAGGCGAAGACGCTGGCCCCAGACGTAATGGGTCTCGCCGGAGAGCATCTGACGCTCTGTCTGACGGTCAGCACCTCGAAGTTGCTCGCGCTGCCTCTTGATCCACTGCAGGCGCTGCACAATGGCGAGACGGATCGCGTCCTCGCCGAGACGATGCGGAGCAGCGACGCGTATGCGTCCGAGCGGGGGATACACGGAAATGTGCAGATTCTTGATGTCTTTGAAGACAACGTCTACCCCAATTCCCGCGACGGTGAGGTGGGCGCTAGCTGTATTCATCGCGGGCCTTAACCAGTTCGAACAGGTCCTCGAAGCGCTCGAAGCCTTCGGGCAGCGTGCGGCGAAGCTCGCGGGCAAGGGCTCGCTCTTTCATTCGATTTCCAACCCAGCCGTGCTCCTTCTGGAGCATCACCGTATAGTCGATAATGACCGCGAGATTGGGGTCAGACAAACCGAAGTCGACCAGTGCTCGCTGGGCACCGGTCTTAGCCCACTCCGGATAGACTGTGTCGGATTCCTGCTTGCCGACCTTGGCCGCGAGATCGAGCAGCTGCTGCAGGTAGCCCTTGTAGTCGAGGGCGTCCTGTCGGCGCTGTTCGATCAGTGCGTCGAGCAGGTCGGACATTTTGTCGTAGTAACGCGGGTTCATGGCGCGCTCGTCCACGATCGTCTTGCGGACGTTGTTGACGATTGTCTCCGCCGCGGCTCGAGGGTTCTTGCGGAGACCTGCCGGCAGAAAAGCAAGCGCATCCTCACCCCGCTCGACGATCAGTTCGACCAGGCCCTTCTCGAAGGTGGCAACCACCTCGGACGGATCAGCCTGGATGTAGGTGTCGAGTAGGGCGCGCATGCCGGCCTCGAACTGTTTCATGTCGATGTTCTCGCCAGCGCCGAGCTCCACCTCGTCGCGCACGGCCACGAAGTGCGTCACCTCGTTCTTGATCGCTGCTGCCTCCGCCGGCGAGTATTTCGCGGTATTCATGTCATTGGCCAGCGCCGTGTACGCGCGGACCAGGCCAGAGACGGCCTTGTAAAGCTCAACGCGCTTGACCTCATTAGCTTTGATCTGCGCAGCGTCGCCCGGGACCGATGCCACAAAGTAGTGCTGGTACTCCAGCGTCCCCTTGGGCGGCGCGACTGCCTCGACCAGCGCACGGATTTTCTCGAGTGCCTCCTCGAGATCCTGGCGCCCCTGCTTGACGCGATCCTTGAGTAGACCCTCGACGTCCTTCTCCTCGTACCCCTCGAGAGCGCCCGAGGTGTAGTCCGTGATGGCGGATTCTAACGAGTTGAACAGGTCCCGGTAGTCGATGATGTAGCCGTAAGTCTTGTCGTCACCGTCAAGACGGTTGACCCGACAGATGGCCTGAAATAGACCGTGGTCACTCATCTTCTTGTCGATGTATAGGTACGTCGCACTCGGCGCATCAAAGCCGGTCAGGAGTTTATCGACCACAATGAGAAGGCGCATCTGGCCTGGCTCCTCAATGAAGCGGCGCTTGACTTCCTTCTCGAACTCCTCAATCCGGCCCACGGCCTCGTCGGCAGGTACGCCGAAAAAGTCGGCCAACATCTTTCGGTAAATGTCGTGCTGGCGTAGCTTCTCTGTGGCTCCCGCGCCGGAGTCTTCCTTGGAGATGTCGCTCGGGCTGGGGACGTAGCTCGTTACGATAGCGACCTTGTCCTTGAAGCCGGCATTGACGAACATCTCGTAGAACTTGCAAGCCTGGTAGATGCTGTCGCCGACGAGCATTGCGTTACCCCGGCCACTCACAAGACGCGGCTCGGTCTCCATGTCCAGCAGGATGTCCTGGACCAGCTGCTTGGCTCGGGGCTCCGCGGACACAACCTTCTGCATGGTGCCCCACTTCTTCCTCAGGCGAGCCTTGCTGAGGTCGGTGAGACCCTTGGTCTTCGCTTCAAACCACTTGTCCACCTTCGCCGGGCTAGACAGATCTTGCTCTATATCGCGCGCCTCGTAGCGCAAGTCGAGCACGACGCCGTCCTCAACGGCCTCGTTGAACTTGTAGGCGTGAATGATCGAGCCAAACGTCTCGATACTCGTCGCTTTGTCCGCTTTAAGCAGCGGCGTGCCCGTGAAGCCGATAAACATTGCCCCGGGAAGTAGTTCCTTCATAGCCCGATGCATCTTGCCCGCCTGCGTGCGGTGTGCCTCGTCGACGAAGACGAATAGGTTGCCCTTCGGAGCGAACCCGGTGGGAACTCCCGACCGCAGTTGTTGGATGAACGCCTCGCTGTCTCGGTCGAGGTCATTGTCTTCGTCACTCCCATGGAACTTGTGAACGAGGGAGCAGATCAGCCAGGGATCGTGCTTGTTCAT encodes the following:
- a CDS encoding M48 family metallopeptidase, with translation MNTASAHLTVAGIGVDVVFKDIKNLHISVYPPLGRIRVAAPHRLGEDAIRLAIVQRLQWIKRQREQLRGADRQTERQMLSGETHYVWGQRLRLDSSRHGRSKVSVAGTTLWVTTPADYSDDQRRTLLDRWYREQLKAAVPPLLEKWQPVVGEEVQNFVVRRMKTKWGTCQAKSRAIWLNPELAKKNPRCLEYIVVHELTHLVEPTHNERFVEHMSRYMPDWQARRDELNDAPLASEEWDAK
- a CDS encoding type I restriction endonuclease subunit R, with the protein product MSAVGQVERKTQNRVVKFFQETLGYADGGDWADRAANSNIEATYLRTNLLARGYDAEIAGKAISEVVRVASVGGARTLYDANREVYGLLRYGVKVKRGAGDQFETVWLIDWSNPEANNFVVAEEVTIAGEHKKRPDVVIYVNGLALGIIEFKRSKVSVSEGIRQNIGNQSAHFIRPFFSTVQFVFAGNDVEGLRYGVIGTPERYWLQWKEPEDSVVGVDVAEPLDRAVLQMCSKDRFLELIHDFMVFDAGWKKTARHNQFFGVKAAQTRIASREGGIIWHTQGSGKSLVMVWLAKWIREHEPESRVLIVTDRTELDEQIEKVFGGVNESIYRATSGIDLLTQMNKHDPWLICSLVHKFHGSDEDNDLDRDSEAFIQQLRSGVPTGFAPKGNLFVFVDEAHRTQAGKMHRAMKELLPGAMFIGFTGTPLLKADKATSIETFGSIIHAYKFNEAVEDGVVLDLRYEARDIEQDLSSPAKVDKWFEAKTKGLTDLSKARLRKKWGTMQKVVSAEPRAKQLVQDILLDMETEPRLVSGRGNAMLVGDSIYQACKFYEMFVNAGFKDKVAIVTSYVPSPSDISKEDSGAGATEKLRQHDIYRKMLADFFGVPADEAVGRIEEFEKEVKRRFIEEPGQMRLLIVVDKLLTGFDAPSATYLYIDKKMSDHGLFQAICRVNRLDGDDKTYGYIIDYRDLFNSLESAITDYTSGALEGYEEKDVEGLLKDRVKQGRQDLEEALEKIRALVEAVAPPKGTLEYQHYFVASVPGDAAQIKANEVKRVELYKAVSGLVRAYTALANDMNTAKYSPAEAAAIKNEVTHFVAVRDEVELGAGENIDMKQFEAGMRALLDTYIQADPSEVVATFEKGLVELIVERGEDALAFLPAGLRKNPRAAAETIVNNVRKTIVDERAMNPRYYDKMSDLLDALIEQRRQDALDYKGYLQQLLDLAAKVGKQESDTVYPEWAKTGAQRALVDFGLSDPNLAVIIDYTVMLQKEHGWVGNRMKERALARELRRTLPEGFERFEDLFELVKARDEYS